A region of Lacinutrix sp. Hel_I_90 DNA encodes the following proteins:
- a CDS encoding DUF2256 domain-containing protein, with amino-acid sequence MPKSIQKQNFPTKTCPTCGLPFSWRKKWEKHWENVKYCSDKCRKNKTTA; translated from the coding sequence ATGCCTAAAAGCATACAGAAACAAAATTTTCCAACTAAAACCTGCCCTACTTGCGGTTTACCATTTTCTTGGCGTAAAAAATGGGAAAAGCATTGGGAAAATGTAAAATATTGTAGTGACAAATGCAGAAAAAACAAAACAACAGCTTAG
- a CDS encoding SDR family oxidoreductase, producing the protein MRILVTGATGYIGKRLIPLLIEQGHTVICAVRGKLRTENRYKDEENVFAVEADFLDPETLKNIPKDIDAAYYLIHSMSNSIDKFHQMENDCAMNFKHYIETTDAKQVIYLSGITNDTKLSKHLLSRKNVENTLDSQKYALTVFKAGIIVGSGSSSFEIIRDLVEKLPVMVAPKWLNTKTQPIGIRDVLSFLTRGLGDERLFNQSYDIYGPEILTYKQMLLRFAKIRKLKRYILTIPVMTPKLSSYWLYFVTSTSYKLARTLVNSMGVEIIGKKSNINELLEIEPMNYDEAVAFAFEKIKQNSIVSSWKDSFVSSRTKNRPSAKYINVPKYGCFKDIKERKVLDEQRTYAKICAIGGENGWYYGTFLWKIRGYMDKLFGGSGLRRGRTNKDTIQAGDALDFWRVLLADDKEKRLLLFAEMKLPGEAWLEFRVAKGKVYQRAVFRPRGLAGRLYWYSVLPFHGFIFNGMINKLANA; encoded by the coding sequence ATGCGAATATTAGTTACAGGCGCTACAGGTTATATTGGGAAACGATTGATTCCATTGTTAATCGAACAAGGTCACACTGTAATTTGTGCGGTGCGTGGCAAATTACGTACTGAAAATCGTTATAAAGATGAGGAAAATGTTTTTGCCGTTGAAGCCGACTTCTTAGATCCCGAAACACTCAAAAACATCCCTAAAGATATAGATGCGGCTTATTACCTAATACATTCCATGTCTAATTCCATTGATAAATTTCATCAAATGGAAAACGATTGCGCGATGAATTTTAAGCATTATATTGAGACAACAGATGCAAAACAAGTTATTTATCTTAGCGGAATTACTAACGACACAAAACTTTCAAAACATTTATTATCCCGTAAAAATGTTGAAAACACATTAGATTCACAAAAATACGCCTTAACTGTTTTTAAAGCGGGAATTATTGTCGGCTCTGGAAGTTCTTCGTTTGAAATCATTAGAGATTTGGTAGAAAAACTACCAGTCATGGTAGCGCCTAAATGGCTAAACACAAAAACACAACCCATTGGTATTCGTGATGTATTATCGTTCTTAACTCGTGGTTTAGGAGACGAACGTTTGTTTAACCAGTCGTATGATATTTATGGTCCAGAAATACTAACCTATAAGCAAATGTTATTGCGTTTTGCTAAGATTAGAAAACTGAAGCGCTACATACTCACGATACCAGTAATGACGCCAAAATTATCCAGTTACTGGCTCTATTTTGTAACGTCAACGTCTTACAAATTGGCAAGGACACTGGTTAACAGTATGGGAGTAGAAATCATTGGTAAAAAAAGTAATATTAATGAGCTCTTAGAGATCGAACCAATGAATTATGATGAAGCTGTAGCGTTTGCCTTCGAAAAAATTAAGCAAAATAGTATTGTTTCAAGTTGGAAAGACTCTTTTGTTAGTAGTCGTACCAAAAACAGACCCTCCGCAAAATACATCAACGTGCCAAAATATGGCTGTTTTAAAGACATTAAGGAGCGAAAGGTTTTGGATGAGCAACGTACTTATGCTAAAATATGTGCTATTGGTGGCGAAAATGGCTGGTACTACGGTACTTTTCTTTGGAAAATTCGCGGTTACATGGATAAGCTTTTTGGTGGTTCTGGGTTAAGACGTGGGAGAACAAATAAGGACACCATCCAAGCTGGTGATGCTTTAGATTTTTGGCGCGTATTGTTAGCCGATGATAAGGAGAAGCGGCTTTTGCTGTTTGCAGAAATGAAATTACCAGGTGAAGCTTGGTTAGAATTTAGGGTCGCTAAAGGAAAAGTGTACCAACGCGCCGTATTTAGACCAAGAGGTTTAGCAGGTAGACTCTATTGGTATAGTGTTTTGCCATTTCATGGCTTTATATTTAATGGCATGATCAATAAGTTAGCCAATGCCTAA
- a CDS encoding flavin reductase family protein: MAAFNIKEINALDHLYKINLINSCSGFKSANLIATKSKDGIENVAVFSSVTHIGSNPPLLGFFCRPTTVTRNTYTNLKETGVYTINPIHESILQEAHHTSAKYPSDISEFEMTSLASEYKRDCIAPFVKEAPIQMEMKYIEEYVIKANDTILVIGEIQNLYIQDHLLAKDGFIDLEKANIAAINGLDGYTIPKLKTRLDYQRPKV; this comes from the coding sequence ATGGCGGCTTTCAATATAAAAGAGATTAACGCTTTAGATCATTTATATAAAATAAACCTCATAAATAGTTGTTCTGGTTTTAAAAGTGCTAATTTAATAGCTACAAAATCAAAGGATGGTATTGAAAACGTCGCGGTATTTAGCTCTGTGACGCATATTGGATCCAATCCGCCATTATTAGGTTTCTTTTGCAGGCCAACAACCGTAACCAGAAACACGTATACAAACCTTAAAGAAACTGGCGTTTATACTATTAATCCTATTCATGAATCTATTCTACAGGAGGCGCACCATACATCGGCAAAATATCCTTCAGATATTTCAGAATTTGAAATGACCAGTTTAGCTTCAGAATATAAAAGGGATTGTATAGCACCTTTTGTTAAAGAGGCACCTATTCAAATGGAAATGAAATATATTGAAGAATATGTTATAAAAGCAAACGATACCATTTTAGTCATTGGTGAAATTCAAAATTTATATATCCAAGATCATTTGCTAGCAAAAGATGGCTTTATAGATTTGGAAAAGGCGAATATCGCTGCCATAAATGGATTGGATGGTTATACTATTCCGAAGTTAAAAACAAGGTTAGACTACCAGAGACCTAAAGTGTAA
- a CDS encoding AarF/ABC1/UbiB kinase family protein → MKTIDNIPTSKIQRASKLVQTGAKVGVNYIKYYGDRLTKTELESKERLNENNAGDIYDGLKQLKGSALKVAQMLSMEKSILPRAYVEKFSLAQFSVPPLSAPLVTKTFKKYFGKLPNEIYDTFNSTSVNAASIGQVHRAEKDGKKLAVKIQYPGVAESISSDLAMVKPIAIKMFNIKGKDSDKYFQEVEDKLVEETNYLLEIKQSMEIVKACKHIPNLKFPNYYEDLSSERIITMDWMEGEHLSEFTAYNTDQDKANTLGQALWDFYMFQIHTLRKVHADPHPGNFLISKEGDLIALDFGCMKIVPDEFYVPYFELAKKECIDNPVLFDSKMYELEILRADDSQEELAFFRSLFHEMLSLFTQPFHNDTFDFSNPDFFEKIAELGQRYNKSAELRKMNGNRGSKHFIYINRTFFGLYNLMFDLKAQHVKINNFKTI, encoded by the coding sequence TTGAAAACTATAGACAACATCCCAACCTCAAAAATTCAACGCGCCTCTAAATTAGTACAAACTGGGGCTAAAGTTGGTGTTAATTACATAAAATATTACGGTGACCGTTTAACAAAAACCGAACTAGAATCTAAAGAAAGATTGAATGAGAATAATGCAGGAGATATTTACGACGGACTAAAGCAACTAAAAGGGAGCGCCCTGAAAGTGGCACAAATGTTAAGCATGGAAAAAAGCATTTTACCACGTGCTTATGTAGAAAAATTCTCGTTGGCTCAATTTTCTGTTCCACCATTATCTGCGCCTCTCGTGACCAAAACCTTTAAAAAATACTTTGGTAAGCTTCCAAATGAAATCTACGACACCTTCAATTCAACTTCTGTAAATGCCGCTAGTATTGGTCAAGTACATCGTGCAGAAAAAGATGGGAAGAAACTTGCTGTGAAAATTCAATATCCAGGTGTCGCAGAAAGTATTTCTAGTGATTTAGCCATGGTAAAACCCATTGCTATTAAAATGTTTAATATTAAAGGAAAAGATAGCGATAAGTACTTTCAGGAGGTGGAAGATAAATTAGTTGAAGAAACTAATTATCTTTTAGAGATTAAACAAAGCATGGAGATTGTGAAGGCCTGCAAGCACATTCCTAATCTAAAATTCCCTAATTATTACGAAGACTTATCTTCAGAACGTATTATCACCATGGACTGGATGGAAGGTGAACACCTTTCAGAATTTACAGCCTATAATACAGACCAAGATAAAGCGAATACATTAGGCCAGGCACTTTGGGACTTTTATATGTTTCAAATTCATACCTTAAGAAAAGTACATGCAGATCCGCATCCTGGTAATTTTTTAATTTCAAAAGAAGGCGATCTCATAGCTTTAGATTTTGGCTGTATGAAAATTGTACCAGATGAATTTTATGTTCCTTATTTTGAATTAGCAAAAAAGGAATGTATCGATAACCCAGTACTTTTTGATTCTAAAATGTATGAACTGGAAATTCTCCGTGCAGATGATTCTCAAGAAGAACTCGCTTTCTTCAGAAGCTTATTTCATGAAATGTTGAGCTTGTTTACGCAGCCATTTCACAACGACACTTTTGATTTTTCAAACCCAGATTTCTTTGAAAAAATTGCCGAATTAGGACAGCGTTATAACAAAAGTGCTGAATTACGCAAAATGAATGGCAATCGTGGTTCTAAACATTTTATATACATCAATCGCACCTTTTTCGGACTTTATAATTTAATGTTCGACTTAAAGGCGCAACACGTTAAAATCAATAATTTTAAAACCATATAA
- a CDS encoding TetR family transcriptional regulator C-terminal domain-containing protein — MAKKKNISTNDIITFYMDYVLAHNEQPKSVYSFAKHNHFEEAKFYEFFGSFEAVEKGVFKAFFDNTITALHKSPEYKDFEPRNQLLSFYFTFFENLTANRSYVVYALHQHKNSMKSLAALTALKSSFTHYISELGIEMIAIKQEQLEKIQNRSLKETAWLQLLLTMKFWLDDTSPSFEKTDIFIEKSVNTSFDILDVAPLKSLIDFGKFIFKEKIKMN, encoded by the coding sequence ATGGCAAAGAAGAAAAATATTAGTACAAACGACATCATTACTTTTTACATGGACTATGTGTTAGCGCACAACGAGCAGCCAAAATCGGTTTATAGTTTTGCGAAGCATAATCACTTTGAAGAAGCAAAATTTTATGAATTTTTTGGATCATTTGAAGCTGTTGAAAAAGGTGTTTTTAAAGCATTCTTTGATAACACAATAACTGCACTTCATAAAAGTCCAGAATACAAAGATTTTGAACCTCGCAACCAGTTGTTAAGTTTCTATTTCACGTTTTTCGAGAATTTAACCGCCAATAGAAGTTATGTGGTTTATGCACTACACCAACATAAGAACAGCATGAAATCATTGGCTGCTTTAACAGCCTTAAAATCTAGCTTCACGCATTATATTTCAGAATTAGGTATAGAAATGATTGCTATAAAGCAAGAGCAATTAGAAAAAATTCAGAATAGAAGCCTAAAAGAAACGGCCTGGCTACAGTTATTACTCACTATGAAGTTCTGGTTGGACGATACCTCACCAAGTTTTGAAAAAACGGATATTTTTATTGAGAAATCAGTAAATACGAGTTTCGATATCCTGGATGTTGCACCACTTAAAAGTTTAATTGACTTCGGGAAGTTTATCTTCAAAGAAAAAATCAAAATGAATTAA
- a CDS encoding MIP/aquaporin family protein, with product MKKYYAEAIGTFAMIFCGTGAMTINEITNGSISHVGVAITWGLIVMAMIYAFGEISGAHFNPAVTIGFAFAKRFAWKEVPKYIIAQAIGAILASAILWFLFPESQFLGETAPAEGFPPYKAAVLEFLLTFFLMVVIINVSTGSKEIGTMAAIAVGAVILLEAMFAGPMTKASMNPIRSISPALFTGNFQYLWLYITAPILGAWTAVSSCKLVKDEDCCADINC from the coding sequence ATGAAAAAATATTACGCTGAAGCTATTGGAACATTCGCTATGATTTTTTGCGGCACCGGAGCGATGACTATTAATGAAATTACCAACGGAAGCATTTCACATGTTGGTGTTGCAATTACCTGGGGATTAATCGTTATGGCTATGATCTACGCTTTTGGAGAGATTTCTGGAGCTCACTTTAATCCAGCGGTAACTATTGGTTTTGCCTTTGCCAAGCGATTTGCATGGAAAGAGGTGCCAAAATACATCATCGCTCAAGCTATTGGAGCCATTCTAGCCAGTGCTATTTTATGGTTTTTGTTTCCTGAAAGTCAGTTTTTAGGCGAAACTGCGCCTGCCGAGGGTTTTCCGCCCTATAAAGCAGCTGTTTTAGAATTTTTACTCACCTTCTTTTTAATGGTCGTTATTATAAATGTGTCTACAGGAAGTAAAGAAATTGGTACGATGGCTGCCATTGCAGTAGGTGCAGTAATTTTATTAGAAGCTATGTTTGCTGGGCCTATGACAAAAGCTTCAATGAATCCCATTCGCTCCATTTCTCCTGCCCTATTTACGGGTAATTTTCAGTATTTATGGTTGTATATTACAGCACCTATTTTAGGCGCCTGGACGGCGGTATCTTCTTGTAAGTTAGTAAAAGACGAGGATTGCTGTGCTGATATAAACTGCTAG
- a CDS encoding low molecular weight phosphatase family protein has translation MIQLENKTSFNTLHNYIHALNVLTVSDERKKILQPLIDYIIEKKSTQAAIRLNFICTHNSRRSHLSQIWAQVMAFYYSIEKVSCYSGGTEATALFPKVAETLKNCGFAIETLASENNPVYSIKYDSNEHPIIGFSKTFDDNFNPHSEFAALLTCSSADIGCPFIAGAEKRIPVTYEDPKLFDNTPQQNEKYLERSNQIATEMKYVFEQVKK, from the coding sequence ATGATACAATTAGAAAACAAAACCTCTTTTAACACCCTTCATAACTACATACATGCGCTAAATGTTTTAACGGTTAGCGATGAACGAAAAAAAATACTACAGCCACTTATTGACTATATTATAGAGAAAAAAAGTACACAAGCTGCTATTCGACTAAATTTTATTTGTACCCATAATTCACGTAGAAGCCATTTATCTCAAATATGGGCGCAGGTCATGGCTTTTTATTATTCTATTGAAAAAGTAAGCTGTTATTCTGGTGGCACAGAAGCAACAGCTTTATTCCCAAAGGTCGCTGAGACTTTAAAAAACTGTGGTTTTGCTATTGAAACATTAGCATCAGAAAACAATCCTGTTTACAGCATTAAGTATGACAGTAATGAACATCCTATTATTGGTTTTTCCAAAACATTTGATGATAACTTCAATCCGCATTCAGAATTTGCAGCACTACTTACGTGTTCTAGCGCAGACATAGGTTGTCCGTTTATTGCTGGCGCAGAAAAAAGAATTCCAGTGACCTATGAAGATCCAAAACTATTTGACAACACGCCACAACAAAATGAAAAATATCTGGAACGCTCCAATCAAATAGCAACGGAAATGAAATATGTTTTTGAACAGGTAAAAAAATAA
- a CDS encoding GNAT family N-acetyltransferase: MEFIGINKTNYAHVQTIYKEGINTGLATFETEIPDWDKWQTSHLSFGRLLATEKNAYLGWAALSPTSIRPVYRGVAEVSVYVAKEQRGQGIGKLLLEQLITTSENNEIWTLQAGIMRANKSSLNLHLGCGFRIIGYREKVGKLNNKWLDNIILERRSKTVGV, translated from the coding sequence ATGGAATTCATTGGCATAAATAAAACGAACTATGCTCATGTTCAAACAATTTATAAAGAAGGGATTAACACAGGGCTAGCAACGTTTGAAACAGAAATTCCCGATTGGGATAAGTGGCAGACCTCTCACCTCTCTTTTGGTAGACTTTTAGCTACAGAAAAAAACGCATATTTGGGTTGGGCTGCATTAAGTCCTACTTCCATAAGACCCGTTTATAGAGGTGTTGCAGAAGTGAGCGTTTACGTAGCAAAGGAGCAACGAGGGCAAGGCATTGGGAAACTACTATTAGAGCAATTAATTACCACAAGTGAAAACAACGAGATATGGACCTTACAAGCGGGCATTATGAGAGCGAATAAAAGTAGTCTTAACCTACACTTGGGTTGCGGTTTTAGAATTATTGGCTATAGAGAAAAAGTAGGAAAATTGAATAATAAGTGGTTAGATAATATTATTTTAGAAAGAAGAAGTAAAACAGTTGGCGTTTAA
- a CDS encoding DUF6428 family protein codes for MTLSEIKNTLEGLDTISFTLPNGTLVPNHFHVTEIGQISKTFIDCGGTLRQEKKANFQLWNANDYDHRLHPEKLLKIITLSENTLNLKDLEIEVEYQGEQTIEKFGLAYENNTFLLTSLVTDCLAKDKCGIPVKQKVKLSTIQDQACCTPESGCC; via the coding sequence ATGACACTCTCAGAAATTAAAAACACATTAGAAGGTTTAGATACCATTTCATTTACATTACCCAATGGCACATTAGTTCCAAATCATTTTCACGTTACTGAAATAGGCCAGATTTCTAAAACATTTATTGACTGTGGCGGGACTTTAAGACAAGAAAAGAAAGCAAATTTTCAGCTTTGGAATGCAAACGATTATGATCACAGGTTACATCCAGAAAAGCTTTTAAAAATCATAACACTGTCTGAAAACACCTTAAATCTTAAGGACTTAGAAATAGAAGTAGAATATCAAGGCGAACAAACCATTGAGAAATTTGGTTTAGCTTATGAAAATAATACTTTTCTCTTGACATCCTTAGTAACAGATTGTTTAGCGAAAGATAAATGTGGTATTCCTGTTAAGCAAAAAGTGAAGCTATCCACGATTCAAGATCAAGCGTGCTGTACTCCAGAATCTGGTTGCTGCTAG
- a CDS encoding helix-turn-helix transcriptional regulator, with product MGLIKTERFTDKQNSIALFAKAFGHPARVAIIQHLFKINACVCGDLVNEIGLAQPTVSQHLKELKALGLIKGTVEGTSVCYCINQDNWTTMKALLNSFLDEDTINISDCC from the coding sequence ATGGGTTTAATAAAAACAGAGCGGTTTACCGATAAACAAAACAGTATTGCTTTATTTGCCAAAGCATTTGGGCATCCTGCGCGTGTGGCTATCATTCAACATCTTTTTAAAATTAACGCCTGTGTTTGTGGTGATTTAGTTAACGAAATTGGTTTGGCACAACCAACCGTTTCCCAGCACTTAAAAGAACTAAAAGCACTAGGCTTAATAAAAGGTACTGTTGAGGGCACCAGCGTTTGTTACTGTATAAACCAAGATAATTGGACTACCATGAAAGCGTTATTGAACTCTTTTTTAGATGAAGACACTATAAACATCAGCGATTGCTGTTAA
- a CDS encoding DUF2911 domain-containing protein has product MKKLLLIALVFAVSFTVNAQVETPQPSPFSKVEQKVGLTDVTLEYSRPGMKGRTIFGDLVPYGKLWRTGANKNTMITFSDDVMIGGKEVKAGSYAIFTTPNESSWDVVFYSDTENWGTPEKWDDNKVAAKVKSEVMKMPMKMETFTMILDDLSNDSATLGMLWEDVYVGVKIEVPTAEKVSANIEKAMSGPGAADYYSSAVYYLQEGKNIDKAVMWIDKAIDMTKDEPRFWYLRQQSLIHAKAGNKDAAIAAAKASLAAAEKAGNTDYVKMNKASLKEWGAL; this is encoded by the coding sequence ATGAAAAAATTACTATTAATTGCTTTAGTTTTTGCTGTATCTTTTACTGTAAATGCTCAAGTTGAAACACCACAACCAAGTCCGTTTTCTAAAGTAGAACAAAAGGTTGGTTTAACAGATGTCACATTAGAATATTCCAGACCAGGGATGAAAGGGCGTACTATTTTTGGTGATTTAGTGCCCTACGGAAAACTTTGGAGAACTGGAGCGAATAAGAATACGATGATTACATTTAGTGATGATGTTATGATTGGCGGAAAGGAAGTGAAAGCTGGATCTTATGCTATTTTTACAACACCAAATGAGTCCTCTTGGGATGTTGTTTTTTATTCAGATACTGAAAACTGGGGAACACCAGAAAAATGGGATGATAACAAAGTTGCTGCAAAAGTTAAATCAGAGGTGATGAAAATGCCTATGAAAATGGAAACGTTTACCATGATATTAGACGATCTATCTAATGACTCTGCCACATTAGGTATGCTATGGGAAGACGTATATGTAGGGGTTAAGATTGAGGTTCCTACTGCTGAAAAAGTATCTGCAAATATTGAAAAGGCCATGTCTGGTCCTGGAGCTGCAGATTATTATTCATCGGCGGTATATTACTTACAAGAAGGAAAAAATATTGATAAAGCAGTCATGTGGATTGACAAGGCTATAGACATGACAAAAGACGAACCACGGTTCTGGTATCTGCGTCAGCAATCTTTAATCCACGCGAAAGCTGGAAACAAGGATGCTGCGATTGCTGCAGCAAAAGCGTCTTTAGCTGCTGCTGAAAAAGCAGGAAACACAGATTATGTAAAAATGAACAAGGCGTCTCTTAAAGAATGGGGAGCGCTGTAA
- a CDS encoding methyltransferase, with product MITDIDINKPEPIAPEKRLELFNPATDFKQTIKLLETGKPVLITAFYSNGLVLLKALKMHLKRKLPNTTFQEQREYRSEYHKLSNLILVEIIDHKLVVKKAPSIGWLEKLYPENSSFLLSFPQTQGLNSAWQWYKNGVAIPVLRNKLHPYYGVYFPTRFDHLELFDNWLKRYDGAKKAAIDVGIGSGVLSLQMIKHGFQKVFGTDTNPNAIVGLKEYMGETKLSRKIELDFASLFGKFEKQTELIVFNPPWLPESHNADNIEEAIYYNEHLFPDFFAGAKQRLLPEGKLVLLFSNLAQITKVTTAHPIEKELAEGGRFKLENYLKKAVKVASDKTKRDQHWRASEEVELWVLTHK from the coding sequence ATGATAACAGATATAGATATAAACAAACCAGAACCTATAGCGCCTGAAAAACGTTTAGAGTTATTTAATCCTGCTACAGATTTTAAACAAACGATTAAGCTATTAGAGACAGGCAAACCTGTTTTAATTACTGCGTTTTACAGTAATGGATTGGTACTTCTTAAGGCATTAAAGATGCATCTTAAAAGAAAGCTACCCAATACCACTTTTCAAGAACAACGAGAGTACCGATCGGAGTATCATAAGTTATCGAATCTTATTTTAGTTGAAATTATAGATCATAAGTTGGTAGTAAAAAAGGCACCTTCTATTGGTTGGTTAGAAAAGCTTTATCCTGAAAACAGTAGTTTTTTATTGTCTTTTCCCCAAACCCAAGGACTAAATAGTGCTTGGCAATGGTACAAAAATGGGGTTGCTATTCCTGTATTAAGAAATAAATTACATCCCTATTATGGTGTTTATTTTCCAACACGTTTCGATCATTTAGAGCTTTTCGATAATTGGTTAAAACGTTATGATGGTGCAAAAAAAGCGGCTATAGACGTTGGAATTGGGAGTGGTGTACTCTCGCTCCAAATGATAAAGCATGGGTTTCAGAAGGTTTTTGGTACAGATACAAATCCTAATGCGATCGTTGGACTAAAAGAGTATATGGGAGAGACAAAGTTATCGCGAAAGATCGAATTAGATTTTGCATCTCTTTTCGGGAAATTTGAAAAGCAGACAGAATTAATTGTTTTTAATCCGCCTTGGTTGCCAGAATCCCATAATGCTGATAACATCGAGGAAGCTATTTATTACAATGAACACCTCTTTCCTGATTTTTTTGCGGGCGCAAAGCAACGCCTTTTACCAGAAGGAAAATTAGTGCTCTTATTCTCGAATTTAGCCCAAATAACGAAGGTCACAACAGCACATCCCATAGAAAAGGAACTCGCTGAAGGTGGCCGATTTAAGTTAGAAAACTATTTAAAAAAGGCAGTAAAAGTGGCTTCTGACAAAACAAAACGCGATCAGCATTGGCGAGCTTCTGAAGAAGTAGAGCTTTGGGTACTGACTCACAAATAA
- a CDS encoding AraC family transcriptional regulator, whose amino-acid sequence MVSNRCKIAVKEALTRLGLHFIIVDLGEVEIMENISEEQRNEIKMALLKSGFELMDDKRAVLIEKIKNAIIEMVHHSDEVIKINFSNYLSEKLNHDYTYMSNLFSEVQGTTIEQFIIAHKIERIKELIIYGELSITEIAWKMNYSSVAHLSNQFKKVTGLSPSHFKKLKNKRRSPLEGI is encoded by the coding sequence ATGGTAAGCAACCGTTGCAAAATAGCGGTAAAAGAAGCCTTAACAAGGCTTGGTCTACACTTTATCATAGTCGATTTAGGCGAAGTGGAAATAATGGAAAACATTTCTGAAGAACAGCGGAATGAAATAAAAATGGCGCTTCTCAAATCTGGGTTTGAATTAATGGACGATAAGCGTGCTGTTTTGATTGAGAAAATTAAAAATGCCATTATTGAAATGGTTCACCATTCAGACGAAGTCATCAAAATAAACTTTTCAAATTATTTAAGTGAGAAGTTAAATCATGATTACACGTATATGTCCAATTTATTCTCTGAAGTTCAAGGAACCACCATTGAGCAATTCATTATCGCTCACAAAATTGAAAGAATCAAGGAATTGATTATTTATGGTGAATTAAGTATCACTGAAATTGCATGGAAAATGAATTACAGCAGTGTCGCCCATTTATCCAATCAGTTTAAAAAAGTAACGGGACTTTCGCCTTCTCACTTTAAAAAATTAAAAAATAAAAGACGTAGCCCATTAGAAGGAATTTGA